GCGTGCTTTCAATGTATGGAAATGTTTGCTTGCCGGCTtgggttgcgtatacgccgtgtaCGACTCTTGGTACACCCACTCTTTGTATTTTGCTACGCACTCAAAGCGTCATTTTCACAACTTTGTGCTGGTAGGCAGCGTGTTGATGTTTGTTGGCTTGTGTATGCTTGTGCCTGTGTGAGTTCAAGCGGCTCGAGTGCGCGTGTCAGCACGCGGTTCACCGTTTGCCAAACACTTGAATTGCAAATTTCCGTTTGATATGCAGTGAAGTGCAAGCAGCGAAGCAATTCAATCATATAAATACAAGCTACGTGCCCCCATatgtgcaaacatacatacatatatacaaacataaagcCAATATTAAACATGTTTATGCAATGATTATGCTTTTATATGTGAAAAATTTCCACTGAAGTGCTTGAAAAGCACATTTGACATCgcgaaatacttttttttttgtaaaaaagagTACAAATAAGAAGAAAATGCTAATTTAGATTACTTCAAAGCTATTATATCCTTCACACATGCATTTTTTGGAacataaaagtgtaaaaaagatatttatcttgattttgatgggtcagtttgtatggcagctatatgctgtagtgaaaCAATATCGACGATACAGGTATCTTAGGAGCTACCTGGAGAGAAAAGTATGTCTGCAAAATTTCAACtcgatatctcgaaaaatcGGCTCAGCTCGTTACACTTTTCCAATGGAGTTTAAGCCTAAAGAATCCAGAGATTTCGAAATCCGTTCATCCTGCTTCTCTTTGAAGAATTCCATCGGGACCATCTCTTACTCTTTAAACTGATCTGGTTTAGAAGAACTCCCTGATGGAAACGGATCTAGAAATAATAAGCTCTTAACAGGAAGACACTATGCTCCTAGGATTTTGGGGTTAAGCATCCCGGGATCTCGAGATCATACAGTTTCTCTTCGAAAATTCAGCATTAATTGCTCAAATTTCGTACCAAATTTAcattaaaagaatattttataataatgtttGTATATGTTGCAACATCTACTTGCAACATCACCTCCCTGCTCACACAGCGCGCCATTTTGCCGCTGTCCACACTTGAGCATTGCCGCCAAAGaagcaaatgaaaatgaaaattaattgaagtgCAATAAAATTGCTGCCACTATTGCTGCCACATGCATGCTCAAGCATGCAACATGCATAAATGCAATTGCCACATTGTTGGCAAGTACCGCTCGGCGTGCGGCAAAAAGACCTGATTTTTTGCatcttttaatgttttcaatttaacattttgccacttgccacttgcAACACGCAcccacacatgcatgcatgccgGCGTAATGGCATAGTTCGCGCATTCGCATACAATTTGCGCAATTTTCcgttaatttttgcaaatgcgGTGCCACTTCGGTGCGCCATGGCCAGTGCGCTGTCAAGTTGCCACATTGCTTTCAATAACCGCAACGGCGGCAGCAGCAACATTTGCTGTTTGtggaaatgtatatttttacgcatttaaatttttttcctgctTCCTCCCCAGCCGCCATTTTCTATTACTGTTGCGCCGCTTGCCACTCCACTGGCGTTTGTTTGTTGTGTTGCACATGTGCAAATGTGGCAGCGCCAGCATGCAACGgcacaaatattgtttattggCTGTTTGCTGCTGTCACTGTTGCCACTGATGCCACTGCGCGGACTCCTGTTTGCGACTGTAACTATGTTTGTGGCTTGTGCTGCGGTTGCATGCACAGCAAAAGCGCACTGTTGCAACATATGCCTGTCGCCTGTCGAACGTACGCGAAATGGCGCGATGCGCTAACGGtgctttttgtttgttaacCTTTTAAAAGTTAACAATTGTCCGTCGGTTGGCACGGCACAGCGGTGTGGCCCATGTGGCGTTGGGCTCTGTTGCAACAGCTGCCATTTAGCGCGCCATTACGCTGTTGTGCAACAATTCGCACATTAGCAGCTTTCTATTAGTCGCAGTCAGCTTGTTGTGGCAGTGgcaactaattaaaaaatctgcacaaaaaaataaaaaaagcggCAAAAGCAAAATGAGGCAGGTAAATGAGAGCGCCACAAGTGTAAGCGGGCGCTATGTGGGTTGCGCAATGTGGTATTCTTGGTGAGTTCTGGGTGAAAAgcagaatttttaattaaaaataaagaataatgtTTCATATACTATTAGAAAATATCCAATTCTGTAGCTTAGAGAGAAAGAGGAGAAGAAAGATGAAGTTAGCTTTATTTCTTCAGGTTTTTTTGCTTAGGCCTATAAGCTAACTGACCGGCTTCTCATCGTCGTCGTCAAGAAGAGATCATAGCGAAATATTCCCTTAGAAATCAGAAACTAAGAACCAGAGCCCGAAGCAGTTCTTAAAAAGCTAGGCTGTTGGGATGACGATGAGCTACGGAGAAatattcacattcaaaacccCTATTATCACCTTTTAAAGATGTTAAAATGGCGAAGTATTCATAAGAAACACCTTCAACACACGAAATTTGATAGGATATTTAtttagggtgatccatttcgagggtcccgacttttttttaaagaaaaaccagagaaacttcaaatttaatccAGGAAGGtttattatctctttcaaatgttggccgtcgCAGATGGTCTATCAGCTGAGTGCAATTTTTTATGACCCGATAatgctccaagacctgaatcaaagcggaattgtccgcaaagactttagactttacatatccctacaggaaaaagtctaacgctgtgatatcacacgatcttggtggccaatcagccggcccaaaacgtgaatttGTCTGCTCACTGAAATCATCAaggtcacgagcttcaatttcaggcatcaaatagtcggagCGATGATCCcaacggcccacaaaccacaccaaactattggtttttctgaataaaatgacAGCAcatgaatctcttcaggtttctCTTTATCCCGTTTTCTTACTTATGTACCTATTGAGCCAGAattgggcctcatcgctgaacaaaatttggctcgacaacatcggatcttcttggaaattTACAAGAGCCTATAGAGCAAAGCGATATTTTTTGGGAAGGTTGAGCTGCTTCAGTTCCtccacaagctgtattttgcatactttcaatttaagacctcgacgtaaaatgcaccaagtcgttccatacacaCGCCGAGTTCCTGTCAAAAAAGgcatttgaaaaaagtacctctatttGGATCATCCCTGATATATTGCATATCGCACTCCGACTTCACTTTATTTAATACTCCACCTGACTAAAAAGTTTAGCTACTCTATAAAGTGTAGGTAGAAAAGTCTCTTGCAAATTAAGCTACAGACCACATATGGTATGCATACAGAAACGTTTATGAGCGGAGATATAATgggaaaatcagaaaaaaatcaaCCAGTCAGACACAAAAGCGCGAAGCACAAGAGCGACGTGTGGAAAAGCAGAAAAGCATCAGCTTGTGTACGCTCGTTGACtgtcaaaatgttttcaattttccacttaattgttttcaattaaCCAAAAGGACCACTTCAGGTCCATTTGCAAGCCACGCAAAACGATGCGAAAGcggcagcacacacacacataaacatatatataaacactcATGCAGAGATATGGGCAGAAGACAAAGGCGAGTGAAAATGCAACAGAATGATTGTCTGGCCGCTTGAATGCCAGCTGCTGACCAACAGCCATTATGTCCATTCAATTAAATTACGAATGTGGCTGTTAGCGCTGTTGTTGTGGCCGGCATAGAGAGATGGtagtgtgcaacaacaacaacaacaaacaaagggCCAAGCAATATTAAAACACCGCTTTATACAAAGGATGTGACGCAAGTTGGAGTGAAATGGTGCTGAAGTTGTAGCAACAATGGAGTTGGAGTTTGAGTTGCCACAGAGTGTGCTGGTGCGTGCAACTTTTGGTTGCACATATGAGCTGGACGGCTGACTGAGCTTTATTATCATATGCTAAATTGTAGCAGCAAAGCGCAAGTGGCATGCGGCATTGAAGATGCAGCAGTGAAACTGAAGAGCAGCGTGTCTATGAGAAAAAATGCGAGTGTGTCTGTGTGATTATGCGTTCTACCGTTAGTTCTCATAATTCTGCTGGTGCATAGCGCTGTTGCATCTGCCACTTGCATGCAATGCAATTTAACTttcctgtgttgttgttgcaacagcgCTGGCATGTCAACAACATGCCACATACCACCAAGCCAGCAAGCAAACAggcacataaacaaacaaacaagccgctgaaaaacaaaacaaatcaaGCGGAAGCCGAAATGGCAGCTGACcagccgttgttgttgcttgtaggCTGCTTTTCTTTGTACTCCTTCAACTCCGGtggtttttttatgaaatcaacAATACTCgttgtatttttttctcaagCTTACCCTAAAATGCAACCCCGGATAGCAGAAAATTAATCACTTAATTTAGTATCGATTTTTTATCATCCCAGATTTTCATTTTAACCTTCAATTATTATGTGccacctaaaagtatgctaaagATTTGAAAAGGAGCTGAAAATGAACAGTTTTGATATACCTGTAATAGTAAAAAAGAGTCAGCCGTTAGTAAttcgcccaaaagtatgcaacaagAAGATATTTGTTATTTCGCCagcaaaagaattttttatgcCTTTTTTCGCACCCTGTAGCCCTGCTTTAAAGAAACCACGTGTCAGCAGCGCATGCGCAACCAGCTGCTTCTTTCACTTTGATaaggaaattacaaaaattaaaaaaagtataaactatttaaaaatatatggtatattttttattgttattttcaaagCGAATCCATGAAATATACTTCATTCCACCATTTAACCGCTCAAGCATTAAATTCAATGCAACTTGTGTTCCTTTTCCTCTGCCTTTGAGCCGTCGTGCGCGGCGTGCGTCTGCTGCAATTCCAAATGCGTAATATCTTTGATGTTCCGACTATGTGCAGTACTGGGGGCCGTGTCATGATGCTCCGCAGACGCCACCTCCGTTGTTGCAACGTCGGCGATGAAAAACTCGGCCGGCACCTGGGCAAACACGCTGCGGAAGTGCGCCAATAGTACTTTATTGATTTCCGCTTCGATTTTCGGCTTGAATATGTCGAAAAAGACACGCCAGCTGTCATTGAACACGGCGTTCGTATTATCGTTCAACACTTTGTCCTTGAACAAATTGTCGAAATGCAAATTCAAGTCCTTTATGGAGTCCACATTAAATTGTAGCGCCTTCAGATtgaaaaatttgtgattttccAAAGTGTTCAACTTAACCTTGGTCGTAACGGTGTAGAGGCCATCAACTGCGGGGAGGTGGTGGTGGTGAAAGAGAGTGAggcaagaaataaaatattttaatggatTTTGTGGCGCATTTGCAAGGAATGTGCGTGGATTGTGCGAAATATGGcgatgttttatattttttagtttgtagTGGAAAAGTGCGTTTAGGGTTAGCGGAATTGtgtattgttataatttttttttgtaattaatttttaattttttgcttacataTTTCCATGAACATTTCACCGCTCGTGTCGAGTTTGAGCAACAGCACGTGTCCTTTGGCGGTGTAATGACCGTTAAGTCGCATTTTCGGTACTAAGTAGGTCATTTTGAAATCGTACTCATTATCCTTGAAGCTTTTGGtgcgaaaaaatttgaaagcggaaaatattttgcaaagaaatcAACAATTAGTCGCTGGTActcagattatatatataaaatatgaatgtaaattaTATCACACTAGAACCTTAAGGCAAAAAACTCTGGCACCTGTTTACGTAAATAACTGATTTTATGCGCTTAATTATCATTCTCCTATCATTTCATCCATAATTGAATACCAATTGGTTGTTAATTACGAATAATCGAATACAACTACTCAGTTATTTAAGCACAATGTAAATAAGGTTTATGTAATCAATGTAAACATATAAGAAATATAACATACTCTCACTTACTTGACACTCTTGACCTTCGCCTCACTCAAACCGGTTACTGTTATATTATTAATCTTCACTGTGATCGGTGTAATGTTTTCACGATCTTCGATTACTTCGAATTCTTGTACGAATAACGGATCGATGGGTGTGGAATGCGGGACGCCATCGATACCTATggaaatatggaaaatatatgtataagtaatatattGTTTTGTATGAAATAAGTCGACTACgagtatataaaaacaaaataaatgttaaattacattaaaaaaagaaatcttAACTAGATAGTAATCCTGAAAATTTTTTCTGCGCAACATTCAATTCATTAGCATGTCAGAAATGTTACGGCTAAATTAAATATGgctttatattttgaaatcccgaaatttcgggatcagTACAATGTAATCCCGGAGtcccaaaaattttcgaaattaatttaaatagaatttttttactctaaaatataaaaataaccaaacaattctatttcaaaatcccgaaatttcgggatcagCATATTGTAGTCCCGAAATCCCAAAATTGTACGAAACGTAtttaacatacattttttaCTCTCGAAAATTTActcttgaaaaaaagttttaattaggACTTGATTAGCATATGAAATTCACAATCccgaaatcccgaaaattttctaaacgaatttgaatttttaaatttgtgttacAGAAAACAGAAATTAAGTGTTTCTAGTTTTCACCACTCTGCCTCTCCTCCTCTTACCTTGCTTCCAAGCGCTGAATATATTTTGATAGGCATTTACGATACATTTATCAAAATCAGCTGACTTACGCTGACAGGTTTGCAGATCTTTTGCTGTGAATGGCAGAAATACAAGACACAGTTattaccaaaacaacaacaaaaacttgtttatggttttttttttgtttcatgcaAAAATCGCGCAACTTACGTTTCTCTTTCAAGaaagtgtgtttgttgttttcggTATTTTTGCCTACCGTTGCGCTGGTGGTGCTGGTTGTAGTGCTGCTGCCACTTATCGGGCATGTTGCACCAGCAGGACAGTTGCTCACCACACTGCTGCTGCCGAAAGTTGGCAACAACACGGCGCACAATGCGAAGACAGTGCACAAAATGCTTATGGAGTGCATTTTTTggtggaaaaaatttcaaattttgaaaaaaaaaccgaaaaaaattaaaacaaaaattcgagaaaaaaaattaaaaaaaaaaaaaaaattttaaacaaaccaaaacaaattaaaattaatgtaaaattttataaaataagtagatttcttgtttaaaaaacaaaagttttcgatttattttttgttgtctttcactttttttactaATTGTCACTCTCGTTTTGCTGTGTTACGCTAAAAAAATTGGATTATATGCTGTTCACACGTCGGATTGCAGTTTGCAACTGATTGAGTGTTCGTataaaactttgtttttattggaaAGTGAGTGAAAAATTCACTAGTAAAGCGTTAAGTTGTTGTTTGAGTGACAGACatatgtgcgcgtgtgtgtttgtttgcattgttgtagttaattatttaattaaaagcgcATAAACAACATAAAAGGCGCGCGACGTAATGCGAGGCGTTGCGTTGAGGTCACGTTTTCTACTGAGATTCTTAaggtattttactttatttcaaacaattttatgaCAAAAGTTGTTTATTTGTAGTGTTTTCAGTTATTTTGCACAGCTCGTGTCGGCAACTTGTCACAACATGCGCTATTTTTCACAGCTTTCGCGTTTCCTTCCCTCATTCCATCACTTTGTCTCACACGTTAAGTAATAAGAACAACTTAACAtctgttttcttttgttttttctttttgttgtggTACAACTTTTTCTAAACTAGTACCAGTTTTTTCAGCACAAAATTCCACCTGGCATGTACAGTTGTAAAAATGCAACCGGAAGTTGTGTTGTATCAATTAGAGCGTTTGGCGCGTATTCggaagtaaatttaaattagaattttatgAGTCTCTAAGAggaagtaaaaaatagtaaacgcTGACTTATCAAGCATTTTTGAGACAAATCAAGCAAGTTGACTGcattaatttaaagtttatgaGTCGACAGCTTTAAGCTAAGCATACAGTGGAGCGAACAGCAAAGCGATTAAAACTGGCGCAGATTGGTTTTATTTTCAGTAAGCATACAGCATAGCGTATGTGAAATAGATAATGCTATtaaatcatcatcatcatttcaACAAACACAGTTATTACACAAATAAATGGACTTAGCATTAGTCTAAAGCCACGTAAAATGTGTTACACTTAATTGGAAAAGACAGCatcaaaagaaatgaaaaactaCTGGTCGAGAAGAAGAGGAGCGAATTGCTGGCAAACtcaatttataagtttaatgtaaaaaaagtttGGTTAGATTTGGTTACTCCAAAGGCTGgacttacttattttttatattacatgaAAGCTCCATGGAGGCCTTGCTACGAATATTTCCTATTACCAAACCCCTAACAAGCTTATAGTGGAGGAGATTCGGTCATATGAAGTTGATTTTTATTAGATTAATGGATTTCAGCTGTTATTTTTTAAGCTTCAACTAAAAATTTAAGGATCTCCACTTATTGGCTACAAAAACCTTGAAAccatgtatactcgtataaggtTGATTCATTGTTCAACCCCTGAAGAGTAATCAGCATTTGAACTAAGCAAAGCACTGCAGGAGGTTCTTGTTTAGAAGAGATAAATTCTTTTTCTTGacacagtattttttatttacataatatataatatatctagCGATATGAGAAATATTTTGGAAGCATTGAGAAAAAGTAACTGACGAGAAAATGGCTCACCGATTCTATAATAGTTTTCACTCCTTTTCTGAAAATATCTTAGTGTACCAtatgacaaaatttaatatttgaaggAAATTGGGTTCGGAAATTTTCGATCAAGAGTGGGTAAGCAAAAGACGATATCGATGCTATTGTAGATTACTTCTAAGAACTTAGttcaggtcaattgaaaagtcaccAGCCTAGCATAGTAAGATACAATGGTTTTTATTTAACTCAGTCCCCTTCAAGGATGATAGTTACAATGATTATAGCCA
This genomic stretch from Bactrocera dorsalis isolate Fly_Bdor chromosome 5, ASM2337382v1, whole genome shotgun sequence harbors:
- the LOC105229488 gene encoding uncharacterized protein LOC105229488; the encoded protein is MHSISILCTVFALCAVLLPTFGSSSVVSNCPAGATCPISGSSTTTSTTSATVGKNTENNKHTFLKEKPKDLQTCQRKSADFDKCIVNAYQNIFSAWKQGIDGVPHSTPIDPLFVQEFEVIEDRENITPITVKINNITVTGLSEAKVKSVNFKDNEYDFKMTYLVPKMRLNGHYTAKGHVLLLKLDTSGEMFMEIFDGLYTVTTKVKLNTLENHKFFNLKALQFNVDSIKDLNLHFDNLFKDKVLNDNTNAVFNDSWRVFFDIFKPKIEAEINKVLLAHFRSVFAQVPAEFFIADVATTEVASAEHHDTAPSTAHSRNIKDITHLELQQTHAAHDGSKAEEKEHKLH